A window from Buchnera aphidicola (Mindarus abietinus) encodes these proteins:
- the grpE gene encoding nucleotide exchange factor GrpE, producing ENKINDLESTIDKENKINDLESTIDKENKINDLESTIDKENKINDLESTIDKENKLKEINFFKEINDPEIKELKDKILKSENNLIKNKIFLEKKLETTKFLFRKEIEKNHKFYLEKFIKQLLPIIDNLERALESIIKNNEKSVILISRKLKKLIDLILNILNSFNIEVIKEKNILFNPEIHQAISVQKSKYIKSNYVILVMQKGYRLNNRLLRPAMVIVAE from the coding sequence AGAAAATAAAATTAATGATCTTGAATCTACTATAGATAAAGAAAATAAAATTAATGATCTTGAATCTACTATAGATAAAGAAAATAAAATTAATGATCTTGAATCTACTATAGATAAAGAAAATAAAATTAATGATCTTGAATCTACTATAGATAAAGAAAATAAATTAAAAGAAATAAATTTTTTTAAAGAAATTAATGATCCAGAAATAAAAGAATTAAAAGATAAAATATTAAAATCTGAAAATAATTTAATAAAAAACAAAATTTTTTTAGAAAAAAAATTAGAAACGACTAAGTTTTTATTTAGAAAAGAAATAGAAAAAAATCATAAATTTTATTTAGAAAAATTTATAAAACAGTTACTTCCTATAATAGATAATTTGGAAAGAGCATTAGAATCAATCATTAAAAATAATGAAAAATCTGTAATTTTAATATCTAGAAAATTAAAAAAATTAATAGATTTAATTTTAAATATATTAAATTCCTTTAATATAGAAGTAATTAAAGAAAAAAATATTTTATTTAATCCTGAAATTCATCAGGCAATATCGGTTCAAAAATCAAAATACATTAAATCAAATTATGTTATTCTAGTTATGCAAAAAGGATATAGGTTAAATAACCGATTATTACGTCCTGCTATGGTTATAGTTGCTGAATAA
- the gpt gene encoding xanthine phosphoribosyltransferase produces the protein MGKKYIVTWDKLQIYARRLAKSLLKKKNNWKGIIAVSRGGLIPSAIVARELGIRLVDTLCISSYDYNHLRDLRIIKLAKGNEEKIIVIDDLVDTGGTAKVIRNMYPKAYFVTIFAKPIGKLFVDEYVIDVSQDTWIEQPWDMSISYIPPLSEL, from the coding sequence ATGGGTAAGAAATATATTGTTACTTGGGACAAATTACAAATTTATGCTAGAAGATTAGCTAAAAGTTTATTAAAAAAAAAAAATAACTGGAAAGGTATTATAGCTGTTAGTAGAGGAGGACTGATACCTTCCGCAATTGTTGCAAGAGAATTAGGAATAAGATTAGTAGATACCTTATGCATTTCTAGTTATGATTATAATCATTTACGAGATTTAAGAATCATTAAATTAGCAAAAGGAAATGAAGAAAAAATTATAGTTATTGATGATTTAGTCGACACAGGAGGTACAGCAAAAGTTATTCGTAATATGTATCCGAAAGCATATTTTGTAACTATTTTTGCAAAACCTATAGGGAAATTATTTGTAGATGAATATGTAATCGATGTTTCTCAGGATACTTGGATAGAACAACCATGGGATATGTCTATTTCATATATTCCTCCTTTATCAGAATTATAA